A single genomic interval of Legionella israelensis harbors:
- a CDS encoding SDR family oxidoreductase — MKNTLITGANRGIGLEFARQLKAKGYYVIGTCRTPSKAKELHQIADEVIQLDVTNDQHIADLKKALNHRAIDLLVNNAGISGDKGVTIGNIDRDNFIHVLNVNCLGAVKLSDALLPNLQASEDKNILVVSSRMGSISDNERGRSYAYRTSKAALNCVMRSFAIDVEPMGIHVMLIHPGWVKTDLGGEEALIDTQTSVEGMLKQAEQHFADSHAEKLRRFDGDGIIPW, encoded by the coding sequence ATGAAAAACACACTTATCACAGGGGCCAATAGAGGCATTGGCCTTGAATTTGCCCGTCAGCTAAAAGCGAAAGGTTATTATGTGATTGGAACTTGTCGTACTCCTTCCAAAGCCAAGGAACTGCACCAGATTGCTGATGAAGTGATTCAATTGGATGTCACCAATGACCAGCATATTGCGGACTTAAAAAAGGCACTTAATCATAGAGCCATCGATTTATTGGTTAACAATGCCGGTATCAGCGGTGATAAAGGGGTCACCATAGGAAATATTGATCGCGATAATTTTATCCATGTTCTCAATGTCAATTGCCTCGGCGCCGTTAAATTAAGCGATGCTTTACTGCCTAACCTGCAAGCCAGTGAGGATAAAAACATTTTAGTGGTCAGTTCCAGAATGGGTAGTATTTCTGATAATGAAAGAGGACGCTCCTATGCTTATCGAACCAGTAAGGCAGCCCTTAATTGTGTCATGCGCAGTTTTGCTATTGACGTGGAACCTATGGGTATCCATGTGATGCTGATTCATCCTGGTTGGGTGAAAACGGACCTGGGCGGCGAAGAGGCTTTGATCGATACACAAACCAGTGTGGAGGGTATGCTGAAACAGGCTGAACAACATTTTGCTGACAGCCATGCTGAAAAACTTCGTCGATTCGATGGCGACGGGATAATACCTTGGTGA
- a CDS encoding TlpA family protein disulfide reductase: protein MKKMLTVLFLVMISTSLFAEPVLKKLKGENIPFSSLKGQWVFINYWASWCESCIGEIPALNQFAKENKKRATVFAVNYDALPTTQQLSLVRQYNILYPSLQNDPAKELKLGDIRGVPVTFVFDPQGRLVETLYGPQSVNSLNRILASD, encoded by the coding sequence ATGAAAAAAATGTTAACCGTTCTTTTTTTAGTGATGATATCAACATCTCTTTTTGCCGAGCCAGTACTTAAAAAGTTAAAAGGAGAGAATATTCCTTTTTCTTCTCTTAAAGGACAGTGGGTATTTATTAACTATTGGGCTAGCTGGTGTGAATCCTGTATCGGTGAAATTCCTGCATTGAATCAATTTGCCAAGGAAAATAAAAAACGAGCCACCGTTTTTGCTGTCAATTATGATGCTTTGCCAACCACTCAACAATTAAGTCTTGTCCGTCAATATAATATCCTTTACCCCAGTCTGCAAAATGATCCCGCCAAAGAGCTCAAGCTCGGAGATATCAGAGGCGTTCCGGTAACATTTGTCTTTGATCCACAAGGTAGACTCGTTGAAACCTTATACGGACCACAGTCTGTGAACTCCTTGAACCGAATTCTGGCAAGTGATTAA
- a CDS encoding nucleic acid/nucleotide deaminase domain-containing protein → MRIEQLMYLIQREEQQRALGDPKIKASKNAVKSILFYGLMDEDIANIIVPKIVDWEFSGEFSKEKLKQFIEQNPEIKRLSAPIRHSVNKTPEQRRMDSLSRLLSLDNKYTLCVAVTFYQGELIASSNSPNPKEAMTESELADCLARKMGLIQNFLLQLTKDIPLGSQPNIKEIQFSSRAKILATDTILKIIHSDNGGVGDVVPSNKQSRHKHRGNSISHLENALLKLAQHCLLGIYTNGEKGFNLSELDTLLNADTMTVITPNTAVLQRQQLHAEQAILHYLREYTDFNEESSEEKINIGISKLCCQACHEVLSRQNDKISHRGSHGMNFPSVYDIDTETLYEGTDTMLGADLSPSDSESECDFFSDEESDFEDDIPPFEELAAGESGPTVKGTAKSRFFKTCSMEANAGSPIPEHKSLDMKI, encoded by the coding sequence ATGCGAATAGAACAATTAATGTATTTAATACAAAGGGAAGAGCAACAAAGAGCTCTTGGTGATCCCAAAATAAAAGCCAGTAAAAATGCAGTAAAATCCATCCTCTTTTATGGCCTTATGGACGAGGATATTGCAAATATTATTGTTCCAAAAATCGTGGATTGGGAGTTTAGCGGGGAATTTTCAAAAGAAAAACTAAAACAGTTCATCGAACAAAATCCTGAGATTAAAAGGCTTTCCGCCCCCATTCGCCACTCAGTTAATAAGACACCGGAACAGCGAAGAATGGACAGTTTATCCCGGCTTTTATCTTTGGATAATAAATATACTCTATGTGTAGCAGTGACCTTTTATCAAGGAGAACTCATTGCCTCATCAAATTCACCTAACCCGAAAGAAGCCATGACGGAATCTGAACTTGCGGATTGTCTTGCCAGAAAAATGGGATTAATTCAAAATTTCCTGTTACAGCTGACTAAAGATATTCCCCTTGGAAGTCAACCCAACATCAAAGAAATACAATTTTCCTCTCGCGCTAAAATATTAGCCACCGACACCATATTAAAAATCATTCATTCAGACAATGGTGGTGTCGGAGATGTTGTGCCAAGCAATAAACAATCTCGTCACAAACATCGCGGAAACAGTATTTCACATCTGGAAAATGCTTTACTTAAACTCGCCCAACATTGTTTGTTGGGTATTTATACCAATGGCGAGAAAGGATTTAATTTATCGGAACTGGATACCTTGTTAAATGCGGACACCATGACGGTCATCACACCTAATACCGCGGTATTGCAGCGACAGCAATTGCATGCTGAGCAAGCCATATTGCACTATTTAAGAGAATATACTGATTTTAATGAGGAGTCATCCGAAGAAAAAATTAACATCGGCATTTCAAAGTTGTGCTGCCAGGCCTGTCATGAGGTTTTAAGCCGACAAAATGATAAAATCAGTCATCGCGGCTCACATGGCATGAATTTTCCCAGCGTATATGACATTGATACAGAAACGCTTTATGAAGGAACCGATACCATGTTGGGAGCCGATCTCTCTCCATCTGACAGTGAAAGTGAATGTGATTTTTTCAGCGATGAGGAATCCGATTTTGAAGATGATATCCCTCCCTTTGAGGAATTAGCCGCCGGAGAATCTGGACCCACGGTGAAGGGAACAGCAAAATCAAGATTTTTTAAAACCTGCTCTATGGAAGCTAACGCAGGCTCTCCCATACCTGAGCATAAAAGCCTGGATATGAAAATATAA
- a CDS encoding lysoplasmalogenase, with the protein MNKDILERTYKAFFFTSILYLFIGLHIHFPIASLLKPLPIFCLMFLAEHSSSSLSKKKLIWLGLLFSASGDIVLSLKAQNTLEFGLFCFLLAHITYIILFNRFLSQWYLRKDFFFIFILTVFLVSGLVFFILSPYLGQMKIPVALYMLVINLMAISALRHNPISASGAILFMFSDALIAFNEFMFKNHEYSFWIMLSYYLAQFFLITGFIKNQQDKKSASIAINSACNKPH; encoded by the coding sequence ATGAATAAAGACATCCTTGAACGAACATATAAGGCATTTTTTTTCACATCCATTCTTTATCTTTTTATCGGTTTACATATTCATTTTCCAATTGCCAGTCTTCTCAAACCCCTTCCTATTTTCTGCTTAATGTTTTTAGCAGAACACTCATCCTCATCTCTATCCAAAAAAAAATTAATATGGCTTGGACTGCTTTTTTCTGCCTCAGGCGATATCGTATTGTCATTAAAAGCACAAAACACTCTAGAATTTGGTTTATTTTGCTTTTTATTAGCCCATATCACTTATATTATCTTGTTTAATCGCTTTCTTTCTCAATGGTATTTAAGAAAAGACTTCTTTTTCATTTTCATCCTTACTGTTTTTCTTGTTAGTGGGCTAGTCTTTTTTATTTTGTCGCCTTATTTGGGACAAATGAAAATACCTGTTGCTCTTTATATGCTTGTTATTAATCTTATGGCCATCAGTGCCTTACGACATAATCCTATTTCGGCATCAGGTGCGATTTTATTTATGTTCTCTGATGCACTTATTGCTTTTAATGAATTCATGTTTAAAAATCATGAGTATAGCTTCTGGATCATGCTGAGCTATTATCTGGCACAGTTTTTTCTTATTACAGGTTTTATCAAAAATCAACAAGACAAGAAAAGCGCATCTATTGCGATAAATTCTGCTTGCAACAAACCCCATTAG
- the lpeB gene encoding multidrug efflux RND transporter permease subunit LpeB: MQITSYFIKHPVIAIIINSMIVVLGLLCWRNLPVREYPDISFPTITVSATYPNASSELVETAVTNVLEDRLAGIEGLDTMTSQSNNGSSYISLLFRAGISMDRAFSAAQDAVGKAQSFLPASVKSPSVERQRKSSGLPFIGISLESASRDFAELTHYANLHLKNNFRSIPGVASVNIWGQPYTYKIELDPQKLYSFGVNADDIMTALINSRISLPAGNYQNKIPATVNSELKSQKDYENLLVKADKKHPVFLNSVAEVALDTDNNQFRIRVNGHPGLVLSINRANDANPIEVAKDIRQMLSALQQTLPDDLKMNIIIDQSDFIHASLKNIRKAILEAVFLVLVIVFLFLRNLRATVIPLLTIPVSLLGALLFLKLFGYSINLMTLLAMVLAIGLVVDDAIIVLENIWRHMENGCSPFEAALKGAREIGFAIVAMTFTLASVYLPLAFIQGLLGQLFVEFAVALAGSVFISGVIALTLSPLMCARWLKPNEKNLWPQVDQFLTKLAEQYNKVLNLVFRHQKIIFCMAFLSIGVSIGLYQLLEHETAPKEDRGLVGVFTSPAAGEDINTIDNKILSLEKVIRQLPESSHRLTFIGDWGGNIVLPLKPHEQRKRSASQIVEDLRPSFNHYPSVDPFVWSWDTGLPGIDDAGSGSELSLVISSPDSYRELFEQAEKLKARLDESQAFASSRYDLRLDTMGYRIELEHNQLAKLGLNAAQVAKTIEIFFNGDKSQAFEKDGIVYNLTVKGASAPWTLNELYLTNPQGKKISLGAIATMRPKAQPATLDHFQQMRSTTLHVQLQKNDSMAKAIDKLWAISKNTLPPHYKLTWTGAAKTLHESSNTTLFLFLLSVVFIYAILCSQFENFFDPFIILFTVPLACSGALLFTYLFGQSINIYMEVGLITLIGLISKHGILMVEFANQLAQQGTSHKEAIQKAAVLRLRPILMTTGAMVFGAVPLVLSHSAGSESRHAIGTVLIGGLCLGTLFTLFVLPVVYHLIQSRRLKLEH; the protein is encoded by the coding sequence ATGCAGATAACCAGTTATTTTATTAAACATCCAGTGATTGCGATTATCATCAACAGCATGATTGTCGTTTTGGGCTTGCTGTGCTGGCGCAACTTGCCAGTACGCGAGTACCCAGACATCAGCTTTCCAACCATCACTGTTTCTGCCACTTATCCTAATGCAAGCTCGGAACTGGTCGAAACCGCTGTAACCAATGTTCTGGAAGATCGCCTGGCCGGAATTGAGGGCTTGGATACCATGACCTCTCAATCGAATAATGGCAGTTCTTACATCAGTTTACTGTTTCGTGCTGGCATCTCTATGGATAGAGCCTTCAGTGCAGCTCAAGATGCTGTAGGGAAAGCACAGTCATTTTTACCTGCCTCGGTAAAATCACCTTCCGTTGAGCGTCAGCGGAAATCCTCGGGTTTACCTTTTATTGGCATCTCCTTAGAATCTGCAAGCCGAGATTTTGCCGAGTTGACGCATTATGCCAATCTTCATCTTAAAAACAACTTTCGCAGCATTCCAGGAGTGGCTTCGGTCAATATCTGGGGACAACCTTATACTTATAAAATCGAACTTGATCCGCAAAAATTGTATTCTTTCGGTGTGAATGCGGATGACATCATGACAGCCCTTATCAATAGCCGCATCTCACTGCCGGCAGGGAATTATCAAAATAAGATTCCCGCCACTGTTAACTCTGAACTTAAATCACAAAAGGATTATGAAAATCTACTGGTCAAAGCCGATAAAAAACATCCTGTTTTTTTAAACTCCGTAGCTGAAGTGGCTCTGGATACGGACAATAATCAATTTCGCATAAGGGTTAACGGGCATCCCGGACTGGTGTTATCCATTAATCGAGCCAACGATGCCAATCCCATAGAAGTGGCAAAAGACATTCGGCAAATGCTCAGTGCCTTACAGCAAACATTGCCCGATGATCTTAAAATGAACATCATTATCGATCAATCGGATTTTATTCACGCCTCATTAAAAAATATTCGCAAAGCCATTCTTGAGGCTGTTTTTCTCGTTCTTGTCATTGTTTTTCTCTTTTTACGTAATCTTCGAGCCACTGTTATTCCCTTATTGACCATTCCTGTTTCCCTGCTCGGCGCCTTACTTTTTTTGAAACTCTTTGGTTATTCCATCAATCTCATGACTTTACTGGCCATGGTATTGGCCATCGGACTTGTGGTGGACGATGCGATCATTGTTCTGGAAAACATCTGGCGTCATATGGAAAACGGATGCTCTCCTTTTGAGGCAGCCCTCAAAGGAGCGCGAGAAATTGGCTTTGCCATTGTGGCCATGACCTTTACCCTGGCCAGCGTCTATTTGCCTCTGGCTTTTATTCAGGGTTTGTTAGGTCAGCTTTTTGTTGAATTTGCTGTCGCTCTGGCAGGCAGTGTTTTTATTTCCGGTGTGATAGCGCTGACACTTTCTCCTCTGATGTGCGCAAGATGGTTAAAACCTAATGAAAAAAACCTATGGCCGCAGGTGGATCAGTTTCTTACAAAGCTTGCAGAGCAATATAACAAAGTCTTAAATCTTGTTTTCCGCCATCAAAAAATAATCTTTTGCATGGCATTTCTTTCCATTGGTGTCAGCATCGGTTTATATCAATTGCTTGAGCATGAAACAGCACCCAAAGAAGATAGAGGACTGGTTGGAGTGTTTACATCACCTGCTGCTGGGGAGGACATCAACACCATTGATAATAAAATACTCAGTCTTGAAAAAGTTATTCGTCAACTTCCTGAATCCAGCCATCGATTGACTTTCATCGGTGATTGGGGCGGCAACATTGTTCTCCCCCTTAAACCTCATGAGCAAAGAAAACGTTCAGCCAGTCAGATTGTCGAGGATTTAAGACCCTCTTTTAATCATTATCCCTCTGTGGATCCCTTTGTCTGGAGTTGGGATACCGGTTTACCAGGCATTGACGATGCAGGCAGTGGGTCTGAGCTTAGTTTGGTTATTTCCAGTCCCGACAGTTATCGAGAACTCTTTGAACAGGCGGAAAAATTAAAGGCAAGACTCGATGAAAGCCAAGCTTTTGCATCCAGCCGTTATGATCTTCGCTTAGATACCATGGGATATCGTATAGAGCTTGAGCACAATCAATTGGCAAAACTGGGGTTAAATGCAGCTCAAGTCGCCAAAACCATTGAAATATTTTTCAATGGTGACAAATCGCAAGCCTTTGAAAAAGATGGAATAGTCTATAATCTCACCGTTAAGGGAGCTTCCGCGCCATGGACCTTAAATGAGCTTTATTTAACCAATCCACAGGGGAAAAAAATCTCTCTCGGAGCCATAGCCACCATGCGACCTAAAGCTCAACCAGCCACACTTGATCATTTCCAGCAAATGCGCTCAACCACCTTGCATGTTCAGTTGCAAAAAAACGACTCTATGGCGAAGGCCATTGATAAACTATGGGCCATCAGTAAAAATACTCTTCCTCCGCATTATAAATTAACCTGGACAGGGGCTGCTAAAACCCTCCATGAATCATCCAATACAACGCTATTTTTATTTCTTTTGTCCGTCGTTTTTATTTATGCCATTCTTTGCAGCCAATTTGAGAATTTTTTCGATCCATTCATTATTCTTTTTACCGTTCCTCTTGCCTGCTCGGGAGCTTTACTATTTACCTATTTATTTGGGCAGTCAATAAATATTTATATGGAAGTAGGGCTTATCACCTTGATAGGATTAATTTCCAAGCACGGTATTTTAATGGTGGAATTCGCCAACCAGCTTGCTCAGCAGGGCACATCCCATAAGGAAGCCATACAGAAAGCGGCTGTACTGCGTTTAAGGCCCATATTAATGACCACGGGAGCCATGGTCTTTGGCGCTGTTCCGCTGGTGTTATCTCACTCGGCAGGTTCTGAATCACGCCATGCCATTGGTACAGTCTTAATTGGCGGTTTATGCCTGGGCACACTTTTTACTTTGTTTGTTCTGCCTGTGGTTTATCATCTCATTCAATCCAGGCGCCTAAAGCTTGAACATTAA
- a CDS encoding DUF3775 domain-containing protein codes for MADINILNINPEMVCSLIVKAREFHAKEEVTFSEENPQTEYEYDWAQILADHQDDFTYLEVKNVIKSLSYDEQIDLLSLMYLGRDDFDDWESAHQAAINNFIPNLTDYLLAHPYIADYWESALDILEYNCEK; via the coding sequence ATGGCAGATATCAACATTTTAAACATTAATCCGGAAATGGTTTGCAGCCTGATAGTTAAAGCTAGAGAATTTCATGCCAAAGAAGAAGTCACATTCAGTGAAGAAAATCCCCAAACGGAATATGAATACGATTGGGCCCAGATTTTAGCCGATCATCAGGATGATTTTACCTATCTCGAAGTAAAAAATGTCATAAAATCACTCAGTTATGATGAGCAAATCGACTTGCTTAGTCTAATGTATTTGGGGCGGGATGATTTTGATGACTGGGAAAGTGCTCATCAGGCAGCCATTAACAATTTCATTCCCAATCTAACCGATTATTTGTTGGCCCATCCTTATATTGCCGATTATTGGGAAAGCGCATTAGATATACTTGAATATAACTGTGAAAAATAA
- a CDS encoding histone deacetylase family protein produces the protein MTIAFISHPDCLLHNMGNYHPESPERLKVIDEAIDKNPLAAQIKRYQAPLATKEQLLCVHDERYVNFVFQSSPKEGSVVLDPDVVMNPSSLQAALRAAGAAVYAVELVMNEEAESAFCNVRPPGHHAERNKAMGFCLFNNVAVAVAHALNAFKLKKVAIIDFDVHHGNGTEHIFKNNEQVLYCSTFEHPFYPFCGTETHSKHIINIPLPAGTTGSLFREKIEELWLNQVREFQPDMIFFSAGFDAYEEDNMADLLLKDEDYFWVTQKIKEIADECCQGRMVSALEGGYHLPGLGLCAVAHLRGLLSSPAD, from the coding sequence ATGACCATTGCTTTTATATCTCATCCTGACTGTTTGTTGCATAACATGGGGAATTATCATCCCGAAAGCCCTGAGCGTTTAAAAGTCATTGATGAAGCCATAGATAAAAATCCATTGGCAGCTCAAATAAAACGTTATCAGGCTCCTCTGGCAACAAAAGAGCAATTGCTGTGCGTTCACGATGAGAGATACGTTAATTTTGTCTTTCAATCCTCCCCCAAAGAAGGTTCTGTTGTTCTTGATCCTGATGTGGTTATGAATCCATCCTCACTTCAAGCGGCTTTACGGGCTGCGGGAGCCGCTGTCTATGCTGTTGAACTGGTCATGAATGAGGAGGCGGAATCAGCCTTTTGTAATGTGCGCCCACCTGGACACCACGCTGAACGAAACAAAGCCATGGGCTTTTGTCTTTTTAACAATGTGGCAGTTGCAGTGGCACATGCTTTGAATGCTTTCAAGTTAAAAAAAGTAGCCATCATTGATTTTGATGTTCATCATGGCAATGGTACGGAGCATATTTTTAAAAATAATGAGCAGGTCCTGTACTGCTCAACGTTTGAGCACCCTTTCTATCCTTTCTGTGGAACGGAAACGCACAGTAAACATATTATCAATATTCCCTTGCCGGCAGGGACGACAGGCTCACTTTTTCGAGAAAAAATAGAAGAGCTGTGGTTAAATCAGGTAAGGGAGTTTCAACCGGATATGATATTTTTTTCAGCAGGTTTTGATGCCTATGAAGAGGATAATATGGCCGATTTATTACTAAAGGATGAAGATTATTTCTGGGTTACGCAAAAAATAAAAGAAATCGCGGATGAATGCTGCCAGGGGCGGATGGTATCAGCGTTAGAAGGAGGTTATCATCTGCCTGGACTGGGGCTTTGTGCAGTGGCTCATCTTCGAGGTCTCTTATCTTCACCTGCTGATTAA
- a CDS encoding putative adhesin — translation MLFCMGHGVIEHINRENQTTAPKTFTLPPGITLVFYTQESWGTSIMDYTYFYSLNMTHQTLPLEKRLKEINKHLQIKTGHNPFRFNVTAEKAFKPIITQPGETVYNHVLLPLTDENLKDMKLTKFKQLPNVFLPQSQRIFLSEIINAIYRDKHPQRDIELHWLCCRSVGLTYTMTESDKEKKWEDFKQIKHRLKSSIPLFSISKHAQARAEQLKKLLNLLDELEKYSGMSQEELEFNHDLDDVVKLIAQIESVDTSLIRNDVESLFIWCGEFKHYLLSDISKDNDDIHISHDL, via the coding sequence ATGTTATTTTGTATGGGGCATGGAGTGATTGAGCATATTAATCGTGAAAATCAAACCACCGCCCCCAAAACCTTTACTTTACCTCCAGGCATTACCTTGGTGTTTTACACTCAGGAAAGTTGGGGGACCTCGATCATGGACTACACTTACTTTTATAGTTTAAACATGACCCATCAAACCCTTCCTCTGGAAAAGCGTTTAAAAGAAATTAATAAACATTTACAAATCAAGACAGGCCATAATCCTTTTCGCTTTAATGTCACTGCAGAAAAAGCGTTTAAACCAATCATTACTCAACCCGGAGAAACGGTGTATAATCATGTTTTGTTGCCTCTTACAGACGAAAATTTGAAAGACATGAAGCTCACTAAATTCAAGCAGCTTCCCAATGTTTTTCTACCTCAATCACAACGAATATTCCTCTCTGAAATCATCAATGCAATCTATCGAGACAAACACCCGCAAAGAGATATTGAGCTTCATTGGTTATGCTGCCGTTCTGTAGGATTAACCTACACAATGACTGAATCAGATAAAGAAAAAAAATGGGAAGACTTTAAACAGATTAAACATCGACTTAAATCAAGTATTCCTCTTTTTTCCATCAGCAAGCACGCTCAGGCCAGAGCAGAGCAATTAAAAAAACTGCTCAATTTATTGGATGAACTTGAAAAATACAGCGGAATGTCTCAGGAAGAACTAGAATTCAATCATGACTTGGATGATGTGGTAAAACTCATTGCTCAAATTGAGTCTGTTGATACATCTCTAATAAGAAATGATGTAGAATCATTATTCATCTGGTGTGGGGAGTTTAAACACTATTTATTATCCGATATATCCAAGGACAATGACGATATCCATATCAGCCATGATCTGTAA
- a CDS encoding rhodanese-like domain-containing protein encodes MQPITKHQLKKMNEVEHEDFVLINVLPQDDFNKKHIRTSINIPYTKDNFAQLVELVAGSKERKIVVYCASFECNASPQAAEKLDEAGFKQVYDYEGGTKDWFEG; translated from the coding sequence ATGCAACCTATCACAAAACATCAGTTAAAAAAAATGAATGAAGTCGAGCATGAAGATTTTGTACTGATCAATGTTCTGCCACAAGATGACTTCAATAAAAAACACATTCGAACATCCATTAATATTCCTTATACTAAAGACAATTTTGCTCAGCTGGTGGAGTTGGTCGCCGGCTCAAAGGAGCGAAAAATCGTGGTGTATTGTGCAAGTTTTGAATGCAATGCCTCACCACAAGCCGCAGAAAAACTGGATGAGGCCGGTTTTAAGCAAGTGTACGACTATGAAGGTGGCACAAAAGATTGGTTTGAAGGTTAA
- a CDS encoding DUF4286 family protein has product MNKKALIIVSLNIDSEKEAEFNDFYHHVYIPKLMDLVPEIESAKRYEEHNVDGTLRYYNKQFLTIYQCASENMAKQALQAIQTRSGREQEKSEWNTWQSKYLHGIQEACIYTQRYEHPRRTWDGIFGGRPFFMVSVEVTPEKSTSFNDWYEQIYLPKNLADVPTWAACRRYSSYDRSPVRDFTIYEAWDLTGLQESLELMRSYSRLKENASWKQWDSGENPAITWEDATSFKPIFNYPY; this is encoded by the coding sequence ATGAACAAGAAAGCGCTAATCATAGTTAGCCTGAACATCGATAGTGAAAAAGAAGCTGAGTTTAACGATTTTTATCACCATGTTTATATTCCCAAATTAATGGACCTCGTTCCTGAAATTGAATCAGCAAAACGTTATGAAGAGCATAACGTTGATGGTACTTTGAGATATTATAACAAGCAATTTCTTACCATCTACCAATGTGCCTCTGAAAATATGGCCAAACAAGCACTTCAGGCCATTCAAACACGTTCAGGCCGTGAGCAGGAAAAATCTGAATGGAACACATGGCAATCGAAATACTTACATGGAATACAAGAAGCTTGCATTTATACACAACGATATGAACATCCCAGACGCACTTGGGATGGCATTTTTGGTGGTCGTCCATTTTTTATGGTCAGTGTCGAAGTCACGCCAGAAAAAAGCACATCCTTTAATGATTGGTATGAACAAATTTATTTGCCCAAAAATTTAGCGGATGTGCCTACTTGGGCTGCATGCCGTCGCTATTCAAGTTACGACAGGTCACCTGTTAGGGATTTTACCATTTATGAAGCCTGGGATTTAACCGGTTTGCAAGAAAGCCTGGAGTTAATGCGCAGCTATTCCAGATTGAAGGAAAACGCCTCATGGAAACAGTGGGATAGTGGTGAAAACCCTGCTATCACTTGGGAGGATGCTACAAGTTTTAAGCCTATTTTTAATTATCCTTATTAA
- a CDS encoding ISAs1 family transposase yields MLESTRKFGKNQYLFHCFLSIRDPRVGGRCTYSLLTILIIVLCGLICGCDSWKAMEIFARSRKRWLSQFIDVSEGLPSHHTLARVFSLIDPLEFERCLSSWIEGISQFFMDELIAIDGKTSRGSSYQRGHKKATHLVNAYSPRLSATLGSTVTPDKSNEIKGIPVLLKALNIKDKVITIDAMGTQKGIANLIRLKQAHYVLALKKNHKRMHRKVDNLFQKADSLNYKAMVFQQKDTNNYDHSRFEERTYTVLPAMYLPSCGQQWKDLSAYIRVQSTRHLPTGDIETATRYYMTSLPYKKHNLMRQAIRDHWKIENGLHYKLDVGMNEDQCPIYRGYADRNLSIMRKIVLKLLTQDTSNQDGIALKRMKAALSTQYLKKVIGF; encoded by the coding sequence GTGTTAGAAAGTACGCGTAAATTTGGAAAAAATCAATATTTGTTTCATTGTTTTCTGTCCATCCGCGATCCACGAGTTGGAGGTCGTTGCACGTATTCACTTTTAACGATACTGATTATTGTTTTATGCGGATTAATATGTGGCTGTGACAGTTGGAAAGCCATGGAGATTTTTGCCAGGTCGCGCAAGCGATGGTTAAGCCAATTTATTGACGTCAGTGAAGGTTTGCCAAGCCATCACACATTGGCACGGGTATTTTCTCTGATTGACCCTTTAGAATTTGAGCGTTGTTTAAGTTCATGGATAGAAGGAATCAGTCAATTTTTTATGGATGAGCTGATTGCGATTGATGGTAAGACGAGTCGCGGCTCCTCTTATCAAAGGGGCCATAAGAAGGCGACCCATCTGGTGAATGCTTACTCCCCACGCTTATCCGCGACGCTTGGAAGCACGGTTACACCTGACAAGTCTAATGAAATAAAGGGGATACCTGTACTACTAAAAGCACTCAATATCAAAGATAAAGTAATAACGATTGATGCAATGGGAACGCAAAAGGGAATTGCCAATTTAATACGTCTCAAACAAGCTCATTATGTGCTTGCTTTAAAAAAGAATCATAAACGCATGCACCGGAAAGTGGATAACCTCTTTCAAAAAGCGGACTCCCTAAATTACAAAGCCATGGTTTTCCAACAGAAAGACACCAATAATTATGACCACAGCCGTTTTGAAGAAAGAACATACACCGTATTACCAGCCATGTACCTTCCTTCCTGCGGTCAACAATGGAAAGATTTAAGCGCCTATATCCGTGTGCAATCCACGCGGCATCTACCCACAGGAGACATTGAAACGGCTACACGTTACTACATGACATCCCTGCCTTATAAAAAACACAACTTAATGCGTCAGGCGATTCGCGACCATTGGAAAATAGAAAATGGCTTACACTATAAGTTGGATGTCGGTATGAACGAAGATCAATGCCCCATATATCGCGGCTATGCAGATAGAAATTTGAGCATTATGCGTAAAATAGTCCTTAAATTATTAACCCAAGATACTTCAAACCAAGATGGCATTGCTTTAAAACGAATGAAAGCTGCCCTTTCTACTCAATATTTGAAAAAAGTGATTGGATTTTGA